One Pseudomonas sp. FP1742 genomic window carries:
- the sixA gene encoding phosphohistidine phosphatase SixA has translation MKLWVLRHGEAEPHGTRPDSERTLTVKGREEVLRTAAQLIGQPLTAIYASPYHRAQETAEIVRTALGFAPEIRTVDWLKPDTFPQAVAEQLVSVDHALLVSHNPLVGNLLGYLQHGHVQEPERVGTAGLAELEGDELLVGAMKLNGIKHP, from the coding sequence ATGAAACTCTGGGTATTGCGTCATGGTGAAGCCGAACCTCATGGGACCCGCCCGGACTCCGAGCGGACACTGACCGTCAAGGGGCGTGAAGAGGTGTTGCGCACTGCCGCACAATTGATCGGCCAGCCGCTCACCGCCATTTATGCCAGTCCTTATCATCGAGCGCAGGAGACGGCGGAAATTGTGCGTACGGCGCTGGGTTTCGCGCCGGAGATTCGCACGGTCGACTGGCTCAAGCCCGACACTTTTCCGCAAGCAGTGGCGGAGCAGTTGGTGTCCGTGGATCATGCGCTGCTGGTCAGCCACAATCCGCTGGTCGGTAACCTGTTGGGTTATTTGCAGCATGGTCACGTGCAAGAACCGGAGAGAGTCGGCACCGCCGGGCTCGCCGAACTTGAGGGTGACGAACTGCTGGTCGGGGCGATGAAGCTCAACGGCATCAAACACCCATAA
- a CDS encoding NAD(P)H-dependent glycerol-3-phosphate dehydrogenase yields MTEQRPIAVLGGGSFGTAVANLLAENGHQVRLWMRDPEQAEAIRVNRENPRYLKGIKILPAVEAVTDLQATLQACDLCFVALPSSALRSVLAPYAQLLTGKLLVSLTKGIEAHTFKLMSQILEDIAPQARIGVLSGPNLAREIAEHALTATVVASEDEDLCRQVQAALHGRTFRVYASADRFGVELGGALKNVYAIIAGMAVALGMGENTKSMLITRALAEMTRFAVSQGANPMTFLGLAGVGDLIVTCSSPKSRNYQVGFALGQGLSLEDAVTRLGEVAEGVNTLKVLKAKAQEVGVYMPLVAGLHAILFEGRTLNQVIELLMRGEPKTDVDFISPSGF; encoded by the coding sequence ATGACTGAACAGCGCCCTATTGCGGTCCTGGGAGGCGGAAGTTTTGGTACCGCCGTGGCTAATCTGCTGGCCGAGAACGGGCATCAGGTGCGGCTGTGGATGCGTGACCCCGAGCAGGCCGAGGCCATTCGGGTCAATCGCGAGAACCCGCGTTACCTCAAAGGCATCAAGATTCTTCCTGCGGTGGAGGCGGTCACAGACCTGCAAGCCACCCTGCAGGCCTGCGACCTGTGCTTCGTCGCGCTGCCGTCCAGCGCGCTGCGCTCGGTGCTGGCGCCCTATGCCCAACTGTTGACCGGCAAGCTGCTGGTGAGCCTGACCAAAGGCATCGAAGCCCATACGTTCAAGCTGATGAGCCAGATTCTTGAAGACATCGCCCCGCAAGCGCGCATCGGCGTGCTGTCGGGGCCGAACCTGGCCCGTGAAATCGCCGAACACGCGCTGACCGCCACGGTAGTCGCCAGCGAAGACGAAGACCTTTGCCGGCAAGTCCAGGCCGCGCTGCATGGCCGGACCTTTCGCGTGTACGCCAGCGCCGACCGCTTTGGCGTGGAGCTGGGCGGGGCGCTGAAAAACGTCTACGCCATCATCGCCGGCATGGCGGTGGCGCTGGGCATGGGGGAAAACACCAAGAGCATGCTGATCACCCGGGCACTGGCGGAAATGACTCGCTTCGCGGTGAGTCAGGGGGCCAACCCCATGACTTTCCTGGGGCTGGCGGGCGTAGGCGATCTGATCGTCACCTGTTCATCACCGAAAAGCCGCAACTACCAGGTCGGGTTTGCCCTCGGTCAGGGCTTGAGCCTGGAGGACGCGGTGACGCGTCTGGGCGAAGTCGCCGAAGGCGTGAACACCCTCAAGGTGCTCAAGGCCAAGGCTCAGGAAGTGGGCGTTTACATGCCGCTGGTCGCCGGATTACATGCGATTCTGTTCGAAGGGCGCACGCTGAATCAGGTGATTGAGTTACTGATGCGTGGCGAACCGAAAACCGATGTGGACTTTATTTCCCCCAGCGGTTTCTAA
- a CDS encoding AMP-binding protein, whose protein sequence is MSAAVRLPLDVFYERESRHPRQRFLVQPTGGGQVETLTWADVGHQARCAAHWLRARELPQGSHIALISKNCAHWIIADLAIWMAGHVSVPLYPNLTADSVAQVLDHSEAALAFIGKLDDWPGMSVGVRPDLPTISLPQCPVGTFDFSWADLQRSSPIQDDPKPAVDQLATIIYTSGTTGQPKGVMHSFGALGFATTRGTRLFGLNESDRLLSYLPLCHVAERMFVELAAIYTGQTVFFAESLDTFLTDLQRARPTALFGVPRIWSKFQMGVYSKIPEKRLGFLLGLPFIGKRVGHKVLAGLGLDALRVALSGAAPVPQALLDWYRKLGLDVLEVYGMTESCGYSHIGLPGQNKPGWIGKPCPEVEVRIEPSGEVLVRSGATMLGYFKEPVKTAETLTEDGFLRTGDKGEEDADGNLRLTGRLKEIFKTSKGKYVAPAPIENRLAVHSRIEQVCVVGDGLSAPLGLCVLSAVGLQDASGTTRAGLHSSLEKLLEEVNGALDKHERLHRLVVVKDSWAVENGFLTPTLKIKRNMIEAAYGARFEEWSERSEAVLWQD, encoded by the coding sequence ATGTCTGCTGCTGTTCGTTTGCCACTGGACGTCTTCTACGAGCGCGAAAGCCGTCATCCGCGCCAGCGCTTTCTGGTCCAGCCGACCGGAGGCGGCCAGGTCGAGACGCTGACCTGGGCCGACGTCGGTCATCAGGCACGCTGTGCCGCCCACTGGCTACGGGCTCGCGAATTGCCGCAAGGCAGCCACATCGCACTGATCTCGAAAAACTGCGCCCACTGGATCATCGCCGACCTGGCGATCTGGATGGCCGGGCATGTCTCGGTGCCGCTGTACCCCAACCTGACCGCCGATTCCGTGGCCCAGGTACTCGATCATTCCGAAGCCGCGCTGGCCTTCATCGGCAAGCTGGATGACTGGCCGGGGATGTCCGTCGGGGTCAGGCCTGACCTGCCGACCATCAGCCTGCCACAATGTCCGGTGGGCACATTCGATTTCAGTTGGGCCGACCTGCAACGCAGCTCGCCGATTCAGGACGACCCCAAACCCGCCGTCGATCAACTGGCGACCATCATCTACACCTCCGGTACAACCGGCCAGCCCAAAGGCGTGATGCACAGTTTCGGCGCGTTGGGATTTGCCACCACCCGTGGCACCCGGTTGTTCGGCCTGAATGAGTCGGATCGTCTGCTGTCCTACCTGCCGCTGTGCCACGTCGCCGAGCGGATGTTCGTCGAGCTGGCAGCGATCTACACCGGGCAAACGGTATTCTTTGCCGAGAGTCTCGACACCTTCCTCACCGATTTGCAGCGTGCCCGGCCGACCGCACTGTTCGGCGTGCCGCGCATCTGGAGCAAATTCCAGATGGGCGTGTACAGCAAGATCCCGGAAAAACGCCTCGGCTTTCTGCTCGGCCTGCCTTTTATCGGCAAACGGGTAGGGCACAAAGTCCTCGCCGGGCTGGGGCTGGACGCCTTGCGCGTTGCCTTGTCCGGCGCGGCGCCAGTGCCGCAGGCCTTGTTGGATTGGTATCGAAAACTGGGGCTGGACGTGCTGGAGGTTTACGGCATGACAGAAAGCTGCGGTTATTCCCACATCGGCCTGCCCGGCCAGAACAAACCCGGCTGGATCGGCAAACCCTGCCCGGAGGTCGAAGTACGCATCGAGCCATCCGGCGAAGTGCTGGTGCGCAGCGGCGCGACCATGCTCGGTTACTTCAAGGAACCCGTGAAAACCGCCGAAACCCTCACCGAGGACGGCTTCCTGCGCACCGGTGACAAGGGCGAGGAGGATGCCGACGGCAACCTGCGACTGACCGGGCGCCTGAAAGAAATCTTCAAGACCAGTAAAGGCAAATACGTGGCCCCGGCGCCGATCGAGAATCGCCTGGCGGTGCATTCGCGGATTGAACAAGTATGTGTGGTCGGCGACGGCTTGAGCGCACCGCTGGGGTTGTGCGTGTTGTCGGCGGTTGGCCTGCAAGACGCCAGCGGAACGACGAGGGCGGGCCTGCATTCAAGTCTGGAAAAGCTGCTGGAAGAGGTCAACGGTGCGCTTGATAAACATGAACGCTTGCACCGGCTGGTGGTGGTCAAGGACAGTTGGGCGGTGGAAAACGGTTTCCTGACACCGACCCTGAAGATCAAGCGCAACATGATCGAAGCGGCTTACGGTGCGCGTTTCGAAGAATGGAGCGAGCGCAGCGAGGCGGTGCTGTGGCAGGATTGA
- a CDS encoding alpha/beta fold hydrolase, with product MSQQIFFAHANGFPSGTYGKLFAALAPEYQVTHLEQHAHDPRFPADDNWNNLVDELIHHLKQQPEPVWGVGHSFGGVLHLHAALRCPELYRGVVMLDSPVLTRTDQWVIRAAKRFGFIDRLTPAGRTLGRREEFADLEAARLYFAGKTLFRGFDPECFDAYLQYGLQKVGDKLRLRFDPATEISIYRGVPHTSPGRARQLKVPLAVVRGHKSRVVMRHHTRSVGRMPLGESLTMPGGHMFPLERPQDTATLLKNLFSRWEGRRQQDCA from the coding sequence ATGTCGCAACAGATATTTTTCGCCCACGCCAATGGCTTTCCTTCGGGGACCTACGGCAAGTTGTTCGCGGCGCTGGCGCCCGAGTATCAGGTGACGCATCTGGAGCAGCACGCCCATGACCCGCGTTTTCCGGCGGACGACAACTGGAACAATCTGGTGGATGAGCTGATTCATCACCTCAAGCAGCAGCCGGAACCGGTCTGGGGTGTCGGTCACTCCTTCGGCGGCGTGCTGCACCTGCACGCCGCGTTGCGTTGCCCTGAGCTGTATCGCGGTGTGGTGATGCTTGATTCGCCGGTGCTGACCCGCACCGATCAATGGGTGATCCGTGCCGCCAAACGCTTCGGTTTCATCGATCGCCTGACCCCGGCCGGCCGTACGTTGGGACGCCGGGAAGAGTTCGCCGATCTGGAGGCGGCCCGCCTGTACTTCGCTGGTAAGACCCTGTTTCGTGGTTTCGACCCGGAATGCTTCGACGCCTATCTTCAATACGGTTTGCAAAAGGTCGGCGACAAACTGCGCCTGCGTTTCGACCCGGCCACGGAAATCAGCATCTACCGCGGCGTACCCCACACCAGCCCCGGTCGCGCGCGCCAGTTGAAAGTGCCGCTGGCGGTGGTGCGCGGACACAAAAGCCGGGTGGTGATGCGTCATCACACCCGTTCCGTCGGGCGCATGCCCTTGGGCGAGTCCTTGACCATGCCCGGCGGTCACATGTTTCCCCTCGAACGTCCACAGGACACGGCCACGCTGCTGAAAAATCTGTTCAGTCGCTGGGAAGGTCGCCGCCAACAGGATTGCGCATGA
- a CDS encoding DUF4389 domain-containing protein, whose protein sequence is MNDPKVEDKYESILLRVLWMIVYVLVWQVAQLILGAVVLVQLIYRLIYGAPSASLMNFGDSLSQFLAQIGRFGSFHSDQKPWPFADWPAPRTPEGEAPHVVAPAPHPARDEEPKL, encoded by the coding sequence ATGAACGATCCGAAAGTAGAAGACAAGTACGAATCCATCCTGCTGCGGGTGCTGTGGATGATTGTCTATGTGCTGGTCTGGCAAGTGGCGCAATTGATCCTCGGCGCAGTGGTGCTGGTGCAGCTGATCTATCGTTTGATATATGGCGCACCGAGCGCCAGCCTGATGAATTTCGGCGACAGCCTGAGCCAGTTTCTGGCGCAGATCGGTCGTTTCGGCAGCTTTCACAGCGACCAGAAACCCTGGCCGTTCGCTGACTGGCCGGCGCCGCGTACCCCGGAAGGTGAAGCCCCGCACGTTGTGGCGCCGGCACCGCATCCGGCCCGAGATGAGGAACCGAAGCTATGA
- a CDS encoding DUF4892 domain-containing protein yields MRSLTLLALCSFSPWLLAADIPGSQDLKIVPRVADAQIVDYRPTVELERIYPLGSIRKISGQLRYDGQVAARGQTTSVTYELPPEHSSTDAFTAAREALQKQGAELLFWCQARDCGESSLWANEVFGNSKLYGADNQQAYLLLRLAAPQDNSLVALYSITRGNRRAYLHVEQFDASAPLGDLLPTSATLLRQLKSTGKLDFPKLDGDPDDTWLRLISRGLNLDTTLRVSVSGPNAEAWRQALIGQGVRTARMETGSVEGSGLRFELLR; encoded by the coding sequence ATGCGTTCACTCACTCTGCTGGCGCTGTGCAGTTTCAGTCCCTGGTTGCTGGCCGCTGACATTCCAGGCAGTCAGGATCTGAAGATCGTGCCGCGCGTGGCCGATGCGCAGATCGTCGACTATCGCCCGACGGTGGAACTCGAACGGATTTATCCGCTGGGGTCTATCCGCAAGATCAGCGGTCAGTTGCGCTACGACGGCCAGGTCGCCGCCCGGGGGCAAACGACCTCGGTCACCTACGAATTGCCACCGGAGCATTCCTCCACCGATGCCTTCACCGCCGCCCGGGAAGCCTTGCAGAAGCAGGGGGCCGAGCTGTTGTTCTGGTGCCAGGCACGGGATTGCGGGGAAAGCAGCCTGTGGGCCAATGAAGTCTTCGGCAACTCCAAACTGTATGGCGCCGATAATCAGCAGGCTTATTTGCTGTTGCGTCTGGCGGCCCCTCAAGACAACTCACTGGTGGCGCTTTACAGCATCACTCGCGGCAATCGCAGGGCGTATCTGCACGTCGAACAATTCGATGCCTCGGCACCACTGGGTGATTTGCTGCCGACGTCCGCGACGTTGCTGCGCCAGCTCAAAAGCACCGGGAAGCTCGATTTCCCCAAACTTGACGGCGACCCTGACGACACCTGGCTACGTTTGATTTCCCGAGGCCTGAACCTGGACACCACCTTGCGGGTCAGCGTTTCGGGGCCCAATGCCGAAGCCTGGCGCCAGGCACTGATCGGCCAGGGCGTGCGCACGGCACGGATGGAAACCGGTAGCGTCGAAGGCTCTGGCCTGCGCTTCGAACTGTTGCGATAA
- a CDS encoding TonB-dependent siderophore receptor, whose translation MSVGSPYPRSPLVLALIFSSPLLADDLFLDNDPLPQVLTATRLKQSPAAVPGSMTVIDSELINASGARDISELLRLVPGMMVGNISGNQAAVNYHGTNASEARRMQVLIDGRSVYRAGLATVDWSDIPVAMEDIERIEVFRGPNTVSYGANALMAVVNIITRKPADSHGTRLKVSRGQRGINDFYASQGMGWDSGDLRLSLSGQQDDGFDSDRTGADYRDSRRLNRFSLAVSQTLNENQSIDWQLNAKDGTNQRPYTYRPVFSGITAAGNNSDVIAKDYAGSLRWNLDINPDHSLYIQGSAQHWDRQQTWRACDAEISFSPELTQLWQLNPNYTERLARNIARFTGLGAPPGTAAEQALANQVLAQWRNGASQTLCGDIDQSARESRYDLELQDTLSLSDSLRLVSGLNYRYDRADSETYFNGTLDDTTWRAFGQLEWRATEHWLLQGGAMFEDTQLTGSSLTPRVAINYLINPRHGLRAVYSEAVRSPDMFENSVNWSYQVTNLQPSAYGQTSARYFVRTRGPGDLEQERMRSRELGYNGYFTEWGLTVDVKLFYDEINGMISEPLRNNQYIASNSNSSRFSGTETQLDWRVSSADRLRLTYAYVDAEASNPLDARQTARNSGSAGWLRNWGQGWNSALFYYGADALNGYRFERVDTRIAKRIGLGKANLELAGVLQQRLDNQPTTFVDNNYDERRVLYFSAELEF comes from the coding sequence GTGTCTGTTGGCTCTCCCTATCCTCGCTCGCCACTGGTGCTGGCGCTGATTTTCAGCTCGCCATTGCTGGCCGACGACCTGTTCCTCGACAACGACCCGTTGCCGCAAGTGCTGACCGCGACGCGCTTGAAACAATCGCCGGCCGCCGTGCCAGGCAGCATGACGGTGATCGACAGCGAACTGATCAACGCCAGCGGCGCGCGGGATATCAGCGAGTTGCTGCGGCTGGTGCCGGGGATGATGGTCGGCAACATCAGCGGCAATCAGGCGGCGGTGAACTACCACGGCACCAACGCCAGCGAAGCGCGGCGCATGCAAGTGCTGATCGATGGCCGCTCGGTGTACCGCGCAGGCCTGGCCACGGTGGACTGGAGTGATATTCCGGTGGCCATGGAAGACATCGAGCGCATCGAGGTTTTCCGTGGCCCGAACACTGTCAGCTACGGCGCCAACGCGCTGATGGCGGTGGTCAATATCATCACCCGCAAACCGGCCGACAGCCACGGCACGCGGCTGAAAGTCAGCCGTGGCCAACGCGGGATCAACGATTTCTACGCCAGCCAGGGCATGGGTTGGGACAGCGGCGACTTGCGCCTGTCGCTGTCCGGGCAACAAGACGATGGCTTCGACTCGGACCGCACCGGCGCCGATTACCGCGACAGCCGTCGCTTGAACCGCTTCAGCCTGGCCGTCAGCCAGACGCTCAATGAAAACCAGAGCATCGATTGGCAACTGAACGCCAAGGACGGGACCAACCAGCGCCCCTATACCTACCGCCCGGTGTTCTCTGGGATTACCGCCGCCGGGAACAATTCCGACGTCATCGCCAAGGACTATGCGGGCTCGCTGCGCTGGAACCTGGACATCAACCCTGATCACAGCCTTTATATTCAAGGCTCGGCGCAACACTGGGATCGTCAGCAGACCTGGCGGGCCTGCGATGCCGAGATCTCGTTCAGCCCGGAGCTGACCCAACTCTGGCAGCTCAACCCCAATTACACCGAACGTCTGGCGCGCAACATCGCACGCTTCACCGGCCTCGGCGCGCCCCCCGGCACGGCGGCGGAGCAAGCCCTGGCCAATCAGGTTCTGGCGCAATGGCGAAACGGCGCCAGCCAAACGCTGTGCGGCGACATCGACCAGAGCGCCCGGGAATCACGCTACGACCTCGAACTGCAAGACACCCTCAGCCTGTCCGACAGCCTGCGGCTGGTCAGTGGCCTGAACTATCGTTACGACCGGGCCGATTCCGAGACCTACTTCAATGGCACGCTCGACGACACCACCTGGCGGGCGTTCGGCCAACTCGAGTGGCGCGCCACCGAGCACTGGTTGCTGCAGGGCGGGGCGATGTTCGAAGACACCCAACTGACCGGCAGCTCACTGACCCCGCGAGTGGCGATCAACTACCTGATCAACCCGCGCCATGGCTTGCGCGCGGTGTACTCGGAAGCCGTCCGCTCGCCGGACATGTTCGAGAACAGCGTCAACTGGAGCTATCAGGTGACCAACCTGCAGCCCAGTGCCTATGGCCAGACCAGCGCCCGCTATTTCGTCAGGACCCGTGGCCCGGGCGATCTCGAACAGGAACGCATGCGTTCTCGCGAACTGGGCTACAACGGCTACTTCACAGAGTGGGGGCTGACGGTCGACGTAAAGCTGTTCTACGACGAAATCAACGGCATGATCAGCGAACCGCTGCGCAATAATCAGTACATTGCCAGCAACTCGAACAGCTCACGATTCTCAGGGACGGAAACCCAACTGGACTGGCGCGTCAGCAGCGCCGACCGTCTGCGCCTGACCTACGCCTATGTCGATGCCGAGGCGAGCAACCCGCTGGATGCACGACAAACGGCGCGCAACAGCGGCTCCGCCGGTTGGCTGCGCAACTGGGGCCAGGGCTGGAACAGCGCGCTCTTCTACTATGGCGCCGATGCCCTCAACGGTTATCGCTTCGAGCGGGTCGACACTCGCATCGCCAAACGCATCGGCCTGGGCAAGGCCAATCTGGAGCTGGCCGGGGTCCTCCAGCAACGCCTCGACAATCAGCCCACCACCTTCGTCGACAACAACTACGACGAGCGCCGGGTGCTCTACTTCAGCGCGGAGCTGGAGTTTTAA
- a CDS encoding alpha/beta hydrolase, with the protein MSSVVEEVRLSLPHIELAAHLFGPEDGLPVIALHGWLDNANSFARLAPKLKGLRIIALDMAGHGHSGHRPNGAGYALWDYAHDVLQVAEQLGWKRFALLGHSLGAIVSLVLAGALPERVSHLALIDGVIPPTDKGENAAERMGMALQAQLDLREKRKPVYSTLDRAIEARMKGLVAVSREAAELLAQRGLMPVPGGYTWRTDNRLTLPSPLRLTTEQAMAFVQRVGCPAHLVVAADGMLAKHPELLERLPFSREQLPGGHHLHLNDEPGADLVADCFNRFFAVP; encoded by the coding sequence ATGAGCAGTGTCGTTGAAGAAGTTCGCCTGAGCCTGCCGCATATCGAGTTGGCGGCGCACCTGTTCGGCCCTGAGGACGGCTTGCCGGTCATCGCCTTGCACGGCTGGCTGGACAACGCCAACAGCTTTGCCCGGCTGGCGCCAAAGCTCAAAGGCTTGCGCATCATCGCGCTGGACATGGCCGGGCACGGTCACTCGGGGCATCGGCCCAACGGTGCCGGTTACGCCCTGTGGGACTATGCCCATGACGTATTGCAAGTGGCCGAGCAGTTGGGATGGAAACGTTTTGCGCTGCTGGGGCATTCCCTGGGGGCGATCGTCTCGCTGGTGCTGGCCGGGGCGTTGCCGGAGCGGGTGAGTCATCTGGCTTTGATCGACGGCGTCATTCCTCCTACAGACAAGGGCGAAAACGCCGCCGAGCGTATGGGCATGGCCCTGCAAGCGCAGCTGGATCTGCGGGAAAAACGCAAACCGGTCTACAGCACGCTCGACCGGGCTATCGAAGCGCGCATGAAAGGTTTGGTGGCGGTCAGTCGCGAAGCCGCCGAACTGTTGGCCCAGCGCGGCTTGATGCCGGTGCCGGGCGGTTATACCTGGCGCACCGACAACCGCCTGACGCTGCCGTCGCCACTACGTCTGACCACTGAACAGGCGATGGCTTTCGTCCAGCGTGTCGGTTGTCCTGCCCACCTGGTGGTCGCGGCTGACGGCATGCTCGCCAAACATCCCGAGTTGCTGGAACGTCTACCCTTTAGCCGTGAACAGTTGCCTGGCGGCCATCATTTGCACCTGAACGACGAACCCGGCGCCGACCTTGTCGCAGACTGTTTCAATCGGTTCTTCGCCGTTCCTTGA
- a CDS encoding glutathione S-transferase family protein: MIDLYTAATPNGHKVSIVLEELGLPYTVHALSFDKKEQKSKDFLKINPNGRIPAIVDRANGDFAVFESGAILIYLAEMTGKLLPQDLKGRSVVLQWLMFQMGGIGPMQGQANVFFRYFPEKLQGAIDRYQHETRRLYEVLDTRLQAVEFLAGEYSIADIATFPWVRGHDWSGVSVDGLPALQRWMAAMEARPAVQRGLLVPERIDDASVIKGAQAMLIR, from the coding sequence ATGATAGATCTGTACACCGCTGCGACCCCGAATGGCCACAAGGTCTCTATCGTGCTCGAGGAACTCGGCCTGCCCTATACGGTGCACGCCTTGAGTTTCGACAAAAAGGAACAGAAGTCCAAGGACTTCCTCAAGATCAATCCCAATGGCCGCATTCCCGCGATTGTCGACCGGGCCAATGGCGATTTCGCCGTGTTCGAGTCTGGCGCGATCCTGATTTACCTCGCCGAGATGACCGGCAAACTGCTGCCCCAGGACCTGAAAGGGCGTTCGGTGGTGTTGCAGTGGCTGATGTTCCAGATGGGCGGCATCGGGCCGATGCAGGGCCAGGCCAATGTGTTTTTCCGTTATTTTCCGGAAAAGCTCCAGGGCGCCATCGACCGTTATCAACATGAAACCCGGCGCTTGTATGAAGTGCTCGACACGCGTCTGCAAGCCGTGGAATTTCTGGCGGGCGAGTACAGCATTGCCGACATCGCGACCTTTCCGTGGGTCCGTGGCCACGACTGGTCCGGCGTCTCGGTGGACGGCTTGCCGGCCTTGCAGCGCTGGATGGCAGCCATGGAGGCGCGCCCGGCGGTACAACGCGGCTTGCTGGTGCCTGAGCGCATCGATGACGCCAGTGTCATCAAGGGTGCACAGGCCATGTTGATCCGATGA
- a CDS encoding hotdog fold thioesterase, with product MSLWRTTPNVEQLNAIQKNTIGEVLDIRFEAFDDESLTASMVIDHRTHQPYGLLHGGASVVLAETVGSMASFLCIDASKFYCVGLEINANHLRGLRSGRVTAVARAIHIGRTTHVWDIRLTSDEGKASCVSRLTMAVVPLGENPPAR from the coding sequence ATGAGTCTGTGGCGCACCACTCCCAACGTCGAGCAGTTGAACGCGATCCAGAAAAACACCATCGGCGAAGTGCTGGACATTCGCTTCGAAGCTTTCGATGACGAGTCCCTGACCGCGAGCATGGTCATCGACCATCGCACACACCAGCCTTATGGTTTGCTGCATGGCGGCGCCTCGGTGGTGCTGGCCGAAACCGTCGGCTCGATGGCCAGTTTCCTGTGCATCGACGCCAGCAAGTTTTATTGCGTGGGCCTGGAAATCAACGCCAACCATTTGCGTGGCCTGCGCAGTGGACGGGTGACGGCGGTGGCCAGGGCGATTCACATCGGACGTACGACGCATGTCTGGGATATTCGCTTGACCAGTGATGAGGGCAAGGCCAGTTGTGTGTCGCGGCTGACCATGGCGGTGGTGCCGTTGGGGGAGAATCCACCAGCACGATGA
- a CDS encoding ABC transporter substrate-binding protein: MQHRPPRKTPTLGRLLAGLCLVFIGLLCSLPARAADILLTGAEDSPGVQSFVQALSELRPTDSVRFQPVASLPAPGQLPTGTRLILLDPQSLDWRLQDARGPATLVLRISRLQAHHRFGDVFPPHLSLLWSDPPLDRQLHLIRLVLPEARRVGVLFDSHSEFLLKELHHAALPLGLEVVTERWDNTNDSRPLQTLLKNTDVLLGLDDPDLYNPKTVKNLLLSSYARQLPLIGPNAAFVRAGSLASTYSDQSDWLKILDELLDRPSSTWPRTLYPQHFKVLSNPQVARSLSIEPMNEAYVATQLAEGERRP; this comes from the coding sequence ATGCAGCATCGCCCGCCACGGAAGACGCCAACCCTTGGCCGCCTGCTGGCCGGGCTGTGCCTGGTGTTTATCGGGCTGCTGTGCAGTCTGCCGGCCCGGGCCGCCGACATTCTGTTGACCGGCGCCGAGGACAGCCCCGGCGTGCAGTCTTTCGTTCAGGCCCTGAGCGAGTTGCGCCCCACCGACAGTGTGCGTTTCCAGCCAGTCGCCAGCCTGCCGGCGCCAGGCCAACTGCCTACGGGCACCCGCCTGATTCTGCTCGACCCGCAAAGCCTCGACTGGCGCCTGCAAGACGCCCGGGGCCCGGCAACGCTGGTGCTGCGCATCAGCCGCCTGCAAGCCCACCACCGCTTTGGCGATGTGTTCCCCCCGCACCTGAGCCTGCTCTGGAGCGATCCGCCGCTGGATCGACAATTGCATCTGATCCGACTCGTCCTGCCCGAGGCCCGACGGGTCGGCGTGCTTTTCGACAGCCACAGCGAATTCCTGCTGAAGGAACTGCATCATGCCGCCCTGCCCCTGGGCCTTGAAGTAGTGACCGAGCGTTGGGACAACACCAACGACAGCCGCCCCTTGCAGACCCTGCTGAAAAACACTGATGTATTGCTGGGCCTGGATGATCCTGATCTGTACAACCCGAAAACCGTGAAAAACCTGCTGCTCAGCAGCTATGCACGGCAGTTGCCACTGATCGGTCCCAACGCCGCCTTCGTCAGGGCCGGCAGCCTCGCCAGCACCTACAGCGACCAGAGCGATTGGCTGAAGATTCTCGACGAACTGCTCGACCGCCCTTCCAGTACCTGGCCGCGCACACTTTATCCGCAGCATTTCAAGGTCTTGAGCAACCCGCAGGTGGCTCGTTCTTTAAGTATTGAACCGATGAATGAAGCCTATGTCGCAACACAGCTGGCCGAAGGAGAACGCCGCCCATGA